From the genome of Medicago truncatula cultivar Jemalong A17 chromosome 2, MtrunA17r5.0-ANR, whole genome shotgun sequence:
CACTAAATTCCCAACAACATCAAAGTAAGAACCGTACATATATAGCTAGCTAGTTAGCTAGGacgaatttgatttttaattcttttaacgaaTTATGTGGGATGGCCACCGGTGAGGGCAAGCAGGAAAAATATTGGTATGAAGAATAGTATTTGCAAGTACGTGAAAGTTGCGGTTGATGGAGCTCCATATCTAAGAAAAGTGGATCTTGAAGTTTATGAATGTTATGACAATCTTCTCACTGCATTGAATACCATGTTTTCTACTAATTGCTTCACTATTCGTACgtattcattcatcatca
Proteins encoded in this window:
- the LOC11436361 gene encoding auxin-responsive protein IAA1 isoform X2, translated to MKNSICKYVKVAVDGAPYLRKVDLEVYECYDNLLTALNTMFSTNCFTIRNDLMNEKKFMDSRKNTNEYLATYEDKDGDWMLLGDVPWKFQMYGLQ